Proteins co-encoded in one Meiothermus sp. genomic window:
- the metX gene encoding homoserine O-acetyltransferase: MTDLLIQEAWGDHEALLIKPPKSRGRVPPPVPAQALVAGGFRLEYGGVLPELRMRYETYGQLNFERSNAVLVFHAWTGSAHLAGTYTQETLRSLPKLDQAFGPDGWWDELAGPGRMLDTDKYFVICANHIGSCYGSTGPLSQNPETGRPYGPEFPKLTVRDLARAQAKLLDFLGIEQVTLLGGSLGGMVALEFALLYPERVNKMVVLAAPPVHSPWARAFNRLSREAVLADPGYRGGYYTEQPLGLQLGRAIAMLSFRSPDSFRLRWQQHPERGESYVLYQGEKFAKRFDANAYLTLSEAMDTHDVGRGRGSLEAALRQLKHIPSLFVGINTDVLYTAQEVREMAALSGGIYREIHSPHGHDAFLIETDQVERILGDFL, from the coding sequence ATGACTGATCTGCTTATTCAAGAAGCCTGGGGCGACCACGAAGCCCTGCTGATCAAGCCGCCCAAAAGCCGGGGCCGGGTGCCGCCGCCGGTACCGGCCCAGGCCCTGGTGGCAGGCGGGTTCCGCCTCGAGTACGGCGGCGTGCTGCCCGAGCTGCGCATGCGCTACGAGACCTACGGCCAGCTTAACTTTGAGCGCAGCAACGCGGTGCTGGTCTTCCACGCCTGGACAGGCTCGGCACATCTGGCCGGAACCTATACCCAGGAAACCCTGCGCAGCCTGCCCAAACTGGATCAGGCCTTCGGGCCCGATGGCTGGTGGGACGAGCTGGCCGGGCCGGGCCGGATGCTGGATACCGATAAATATTTCGTTATCTGCGCCAATCACATCGGCAGTTGCTACGGCTCAACCGGCCCGCTCTCACAGAACCCCGAGACCGGTCGCCCGTATGGCCCGGAGTTTCCCAAGCTCACCGTGCGCGACCTGGCTCGAGCCCAGGCCAAGCTGCTGGACTTTCTGGGTATCGAACAGGTGACCCTGCTGGGCGGCAGCCTGGGGGGCATGGTGGCGCTGGAGTTTGCCCTGCTGTACCCCGAACGGGTGAACAAGATGGTGGTGCTGGCCGCGCCGCCGGTGCACAGCCCCTGGGCCCGGGCCTTCAACCGACTCTCGCGCGAGGCGGTGCTGGCCGACCCCGGCTACCGAGGCGGCTATTACACCGAACAGCCCTTGGGGCTTCAGCTCGGCCGGGCCATTGCCATGCTCTCTTTTCGCTCCCCCGATTCCTTCCGGCTGCGCTGGCAGCAGCACCCGGAGCGAGGGGAGAGCTATGTGCTGTACCAGGGCGAAAAATTCGCCAAACGCTTCGATGCCAACGCCTACCTAACCCTCTCAGAGGCTATGGATACCCACGATGTGGGCCGCGGACGTGGGAGCCTCGAGGCAGCCCTGCGCCAGCTAAAGCATATCCCCAGCCTGTTCGTCGGCATCAATACCGATGTGCTCTATACCGCCCAGGAAGTCCGTGAGATGGCCGCTCTGAGCGGCGGCATCTACCGCGAAATTCACAGCCCGCACGGTCACGATGCCTTTCTAATCGAAACCGACCAGGTGGAGCGCATTCTGGGTGATTTTCTCTAG
- the gcvP gene encoding aminomethyl-transferring glycine dehydrogenase, producing MTPERKPRSTDFSRRHIGPTPADIEQMLQAVGVSSLEELIQQTVPASIREAEPLDIGPGLSETEMLARMRVIASKNQVFTSLIGQGYYGTILPPVIQRNLLENPAWYTAYTPYQPEISQGRLEALLNFQTMVADLTGLDIANASLLDEATAAAEAMAVAQRSCKAPRTAFFVDRNVHPQTLAVLQTRAEPLGWQLVVGDPETDLNPEGLFGAIFQYPDTLGQIRDLRGPIERVKAAGGLAVVAADLLALTLLTPPGELGADIAVGSAQRFGVPMGYGGPHAGYMAVRDALKRALPGRLVGVSIDSRGNRAYRLTLQTREQHIRREKATSNICTAQVLLAVIASMYAVYHGPEGLREIAQSVHDKTAVLAAGLKRLGFERVNAHFFDTLTIRAEGRVEEILAEARRRRINLRKVDEAHIGIALDETTTPEVIEAVWQAFGGDFKYQDFVPENHLPAALQRTSPYLTHPVFNRYHSETELMRYMRRLADRDLALDRAMIPLGSCTMKLNAAAEMMPISWPEFANLHPFAPAEQAQGYHELFETLSRWLCEITGYDAVSLQPNSGAQGEYAGLLAIRAYHRSRGEGHRNVCLIPSSAHGTNPASAHMAGMEVVVVACDAQGYVDLNDLEAKAKQHADRLAAVMVTYPSTHGVFEEKIRELCEIVHRYGGQVYLDGANLNAQVGLAKPGHYGADVSHLNLHKTFAIPHGGGGPGMGPIAVKAHLAPFLPGHPVLDGGTAPVGPVAAARYGSASILPISFAYIWMMGSEGLKRATEVAILNANYIASRLEPYFPVLYKNEKGRVAHECILDPRAFKTRCDITAEDIAKRLIDYGFHAPTMSFPVPGTLMVEPTESESKYELDRFIDAMIAIRQEIAQIERGELTAEESPLRHAPHTVLDIADEHWNRKYTRAQGCFPAGQSAMDKYWSPVNRVDNVYGDRHIVCSCPPVEEYA from the coding sequence ATGACCCCTGAACGCAAACCCCGTTCCACCGATTTCTCGCGCCGCCACATTGGCCCCACCCCTGCGGACATCGAGCAGATGCTGCAAGCCGTGGGGGTTTCCTCGCTGGAGGAACTCATCCAACAGACCGTGCCGGCCTCCATCCGCGAGGCCGAGCCGCTCGACATTGGCCCCGGCCTGAGCGAGACCGAGATGCTGGCGCGCATGCGGGTCATCGCCAGCAAGAACCAGGTGTTTACCTCGCTCATCGGGCAGGGCTACTACGGCACCATTCTGCCCCCGGTGATCCAGCGCAACCTGCTGGAAAACCCGGCCTGGTATACCGCCTACACCCCCTACCAGCCCGAGATTAGCCAGGGCCGCCTCGAGGCCTTGCTCAACTTCCAGACCATGGTGGCCGACCTCACCGGTCTGGACATCGCCAACGCCTCCCTCCTGGACGAGGCCACGGCGGCGGCCGAGGCCATGGCGGTGGCCCAGCGCAGTTGCAAAGCCCCGCGCACGGCCTTTTTTGTGGACAGGAACGTGCACCCCCAGACGCTGGCGGTTTTGCAGACCCGGGCCGAACCCCTGGGCTGGCAGCTGGTGGTGGGCGACCCCGAGACCGACCTGAACCCGGAGGGGCTGTTCGGGGCGATCTTCCAGTACCCCGACACCCTGGGCCAGATCCGCGACCTGCGCGGCCCCATCGAGCGGGTTAAGGCGGCTGGCGGGCTGGCAGTGGTGGCCGCTGACTTGCTGGCCCTGACCCTGCTCACCCCGCCCGGCGAGCTGGGGGCCGATATCGCGGTGGGCTCGGCCCAGCGCTTTGGGGTGCCCATGGGCTACGGCGGGCCCCACGCCGGTTATATGGCGGTCAGGGACGCCCTCAAGCGGGCCCTGCCGGGGCGGCTGGTGGGGGTTTCGATCGACTCGAGGGGCAACCGGGCCTACCGCCTGACCCTCCAGACCCGCGAGCAGCACATCCGCCGCGAAAAGGCCACCTCCAACATCTGCACGGCGCAGGTGCTGCTGGCGGTGATCGCCTCGATGTACGCGGTCTACCACGGGCCCGAAGGCCTGCGCGAGATTGCCCAGAGCGTGCACGACAAAACCGCGGTGCTGGCCGCGGGCCTGAAGCGCCTGGGTTTTGAGCGGGTCAATGCCCACTTCTTCGATACCCTGACCATCCGGGCCGAGGGCCGGGTAGAGGAAATTTTGGCCGAGGCCCGCCGCCGCCGCATCAACCTGCGCAAAGTGGACGAGGCCCACATTGGCATCGCCCTCGACGAGACCACCACCCCCGAGGTCATCGAGGCGGTCTGGCAGGCTTTTGGGGGCGACTTCAAGTACCAGGACTTTGTCCCCGAAAACCACCTACCGGCTGCTTTGCAGCGCACCAGCCCCTACCTGACCCATCCGGTCTTCAACCGCTACCACTCCGAAACCGAGCTGATGCGCTACATGCGCCGCCTGGCCGACCGCGACCTGGCGCTCGACCGCGCCATGATTCCCCTGGGCTCCTGCACCATGAAGCTCAACGCCGCGGCCGAGATGATGCCCATTAGCTGGCCCGAGTTCGCCAATTTGCACCCCTTTGCACCCGCCGAGCAGGCCCAGGGCTACCATGAGCTCTTCGAGACCCTGAGCCGCTGGCTGTGTGAAATCACCGGCTACGACGCGGTCTCGCTCCAGCCCAACTCCGGGGCCCAGGGCGAGTATGCCGGGCTGCTGGCTATCCGGGCCTACCACCGCTCGAGGGGTGAGGGGCACCGCAACGTCTGCTTGATTCCTTCCTCGGCCCACGGCACCAACCCGGCCTCGGCCCATATGGCCGGGATGGAAGTGGTGGTGGTGGCCTGCGACGCGCAGGGCTACGTGGATCTGAACGACCTCGAGGCCAAAGCCAAGCAGCACGCCGACAGACTGGCGGCGGTGATGGTCACCTATCCCTCCACCCACGGGGTATTTGAGGAGAAGATACGCGAGCTGTGCGAAATTGTGCACCGCTATGGGGGACAGGTCTACCTGGACGGAGCCAACCTCAACGCCCAGGTGGGGCTGGCCAAACCCGGCCACTACGGGGCCGATGTCTCGCACCTCAACCTGCACAAGACCTTTGCCATCCCCCATGGCGGCGGTGGGCCGGGGATGGGCCCCATCGCGGTCAAGGCTCACCTGGCCCCTTTCTTGCCGGGGCATCCCGTGCTCGACGGTGGGACGGCCCCGGTGGGGCCGGTGGCGGCGGCCCGCTACGGCTCCGCCTCGATTCTGCCCATATCGTTCGCCTACATCTGGATGATGGGCAGCGAGGGGCTCAAGCGGGCTACCGAGGTGGCCATCCTGAACGCCAACTACATTGCCAGCCGGCTCGAGCCCTACTTTCCGGTGCTTTATAAAAACGAAAAAGGCCGGGTGGCCCACGAGTGCATCCTCGACCCCCGGGCCTTCAAAACCCGCTGCGACATCACCGCAGAGGACATCGCCAAACGCCTGATTGACTACGGTTTCCACGCCCCCACCATGAGCTTCCCGGTGCCCGGAACCCTCATGGTGGAGCCGACCGAGTCGGAGTCGAAGTACGAGCTTGACCGCTTTATTGACGCTATGATTGCCATCCGCCAGGAAATCGCCCAGATCGAGCGCGGCGAACTCACCGCCGAGGAAAGCCCCCTGCGCCATGCCCCCCACACCGTGCTGGACATTGCTGACGAGCACTGGAACCGCAAGTACACCCGCGCTCAGGGCTGCTTCCCTGCCGGCCAGTCGGCCATGGATAAGTACTGGAGCCCAGTTAACCGGGTCGATAATGTCTATGGCGATCGCCACATCGTTTGTTCCTGTCCGCCGGTGGAAGAATACGCGTAG
- the gcvH gene encoding glycine cleavage system protein GcvH, protein MNYPTELKYTKTHEWVRLEGDVAVVGITDFAQDALGDVVFVDLPQVGKAVEAGSAVAVVESVKTASDIYAPVAGEILEVNSALSDKPELINQSPYGEGWLFKMKINPADLNGLLSAAEYQAVAESQ, encoded by the coding sequence ATGAACTATCCTACAGAGCTCAAATACACCAAGACGCACGAATGGGTTCGCCTCGAGGGCGACGTGGCCGTGGTGGGCATCACCGATTTCGCCCAGGATGCCCTGGGGGATGTGGTGTTTGTGGACTTGCCGCAGGTGGGTAAGGCCGTAGAGGCCGGGTCGGCGGTGGCGGTGGTGGAGTCGGTCAAGACCGCCTCCGACATCTACGCCCCGGTAGCCGGAGAGATTCTCGAGGTCAACAGCGCCCTTTCCGACAAACCCGAGCTTATCAACCAGTCGCCCTACGGCGAGGGCTGGCTGTTCAAAATGAAGATAAACCCGGCAGACCTGAACGGGCTCTTGTCGGCGGCGGAGTATCAGGCCGTGGCAGAAAGCCAGTAA
- a CDS encoding PleD family two-component system response regulator: MEKALVLQAVIFGARAWRSVWYYLTYMADAVPSNKVLVVTSSQTLRALLELVIEEHGIEVQFHETAKEGLDYLKAHTPRAIVLDDAIEIDPFSIASRLKMSRRLREVPVVLLTTDGDERTKLTAEFARVDHVISKPVDRKAFSNILRHLPQQQPSA; the protein is encoded by the coding sequence TTGGAAAAGGCTTTGGTTTTACAAGCTGTGATATTTGGGGCTAGGGCCTGGCGTTCGGTTTGGTACTATTTGACCTATATGGCGGACGCAGTGCCAAGCAATAAAGTGTTGGTGGTTACCTCGAGCCAGACCTTACGCGCATTACTCGAGCTGGTTATAGAGGAGCACGGTATTGAAGTTCAATTCCACGAGACAGCTAAAGAGGGCCTGGATTACCTGAAAGCGCACACCCCCCGTGCAATTGTGCTGGACGATGCAATAGAAATAGATCCTTTCTCAATCGCTTCCAGGCTCAAAATGAGCCGCCGACTGAGGGAAGTGCCGGTCGTGCTCCTTACCACTGATGGAGACGAGCGAACCAAGCTAACGGCCGAGTTCGCTAGAGTCGATCACGTGATTTCTAAACCGGTAGACCGTAAGGCATTTTCTAACATCCTTCGCCACCTGCCACAACAGCAACCCAGCGCATAG
- a CDS encoding transglycosylase domain-containing protein, protein MHRLIRVLRVVIFAGILGVLGAGGYVSWLLLRDLPSLETLEDLRFTATSTFFTRDGIPIADLASVENGRAIARQLVRLSEVSPAAAVAVVVSEDQRFFRHYGIDFIRLLGGLYYTFRGDLQGGSTITTQVVKNTLLKDLAFERRGISGLERKLKEFPLAIQVERRYSKEEILEMYLNVVPWGGNAQGIWAAAQAYFGKEPSELNLAEGAYLAVLIPAPNTRYLDFSAARRRMKVLLSNMVSEGWVSQAEADAAWRYNLVPKGWEVVYDENGNLKSAKLVDPSVRIVPERNVRLAPYFVYEVQRYLKEKLGADKLRDQGGLRIITTLDLRMQSAAEKAVTGRRLPDQAQLALVGLEPNSGEVLAMVGARPGTEGEFNRATQAWRSPGSAIKPFTYGVALEAGWTQATTVRDSPVEYPTPRGVWRPKNFDGTYLDRPVSIRYALDRSLNLPAIRTAEAIGVQRLGDKLRAAGFRLTNNMAVLANAIGGGADITPMGLAAAYASFVNGGYRVEPQLVLRVEDSNGRIIFQPEPKKVLLWTPQVAYQIWDMLKGYVYDVPPGFRSSLAAGARIPGRIVGGKTGTSDEAIDLWFAGATRGLVATLWIGRDDHKPQRMGGVEPSSSMVNPPIWRDFVEQALRGRPTGDFPQPSGLVLANFDLLTGNISSSGVAALFPARQLQRIQASNTQPAVLDAPPQPTYITRPGPAVASGKAYLTIAVDRVTNCLAAPDTPTERVVWLQVSEGGIGEYQCN, encoded by the coding sequence GTGCATAGATTGATCCGAGTTTTGCGGGTGGTCATATTTGCAGGGATTCTGGGGGTTCTTGGGGCTGGGGGATATGTATCCTGGTTGCTGCTGCGCGACCTGCCCAGCCTCGAGACCCTCGAGGATCTGCGTTTTACAGCAACCTCAACATTTTTTACCCGCGATGGCATACCCATCGCCGACCTGGCCTCGGTAGAGAATGGACGCGCTATTGCCCGGCAGCTGGTACGGTTATCCGAAGTATCGCCAGCTGCAGCCGTAGCGGTAGTGGTTTCGGAGGATCAGCGTTTTTTTAGGCACTACGGTATAGATTTTATCCGCCTGCTGGGTGGCCTGTACTACACCTTCCGTGGCGACCTGCAGGGGGGCTCCACCATCACTACCCAAGTGGTTAAAAACACCCTGCTCAAGGATCTGGCCTTTGAGCGCAGGGGTATAAGCGGCCTCGAGCGTAAGCTCAAGGAGTTTCCACTGGCCATCCAGGTCGAGCGGCGCTACTCCAAAGAAGAAATTTTGGAAATGTATTTGAACGTGGTGCCTTGGGGGGGGAACGCACAGGGAATATGGGCGGCTGCCCAGGCCTATTTTGGCAAGGAACCTTCCGAACTCAACCTGGCCGAGGGAGCTTATCTGGCCGTTCTGATACCTGCGCCCAACACCCGCTACCTGGACTTTAGCGCAGCCCGGCGCCGCATGAAGGTTCTGCTCAGCAATATGGTTTCGGAGGGGTGGGTTAGCCAGGCCGAAGCGGATGCGGCTTGGCGCTACAATTTAGTGCCCAAGGGCTGGGAAGTGGTCTACGACGAGAACGGTAACCTAAAATCGGCCAAGCTTGTTGACCCCAGTGTTCGCATCGTACCTGAGCGAAATGTACGCCTGGCCCCTTACTTTGTGTACGAGGTACAGCGCTACTTGAAAGAAAAACTTGGCGCAGACAAGCTCCGCGATCAGGGGGGCTTGCGTATCATTACTACCCTCGACCTCAGAATGCAATCCGCTGCCGAAAAGGCCGTTACGGGTCGTCGCCTGCCCGACCAGGCGCAGCTGGCCTTGGTGGGCCTCGAGCCCAATTCGGGCGAAGTGCTGGCTATGGTGGGGGCACGCCCTGGCACCGAAGGTGAATTTAATCGGGCTACCCAGGCCTGGCGTAGCCCCGGCTCGGCCATCAAGCCATTTACCTATGGTGTGGCCCTGGAGGCTGGCTGGACGCAGGCCACTACCGTGCGGGACTCGCCGGTGGAGTACCCCACACCCAGGGGCGTATGGCGACCCAAAAACTTCGATGGAACCTACCTCGATCGCCCGGTCAGCATCCGCTATGCCCTGGATCGATCTTTGAACCTGCCGGCCATTCGTACGGCAGAGGCCATCGGGGTTCAGCGACTGGGCGATAAACTCCGGGCTGCTGGCTTTCGCCTGACCAACAATATGGCCGTGCTGGCTAACGCGATTGGTGGAGGGGCTGATATTACACCCATGGGCCTAGCAGCGGCTTACGCCAGCTTTGTCAATGGCGGCTACCGAGTCGAACCACAGCTTGTGCTTCGTGTAGAGGATAGCAATGGTCGCATAATCTTTCAGCCTGAACCCAAAAAAGTTTTGCTCTGGACGCCACAGGTCGCCTACCAGATATGGGACATGCTTAAAGGCTACGTTTACGATGTGCCCCCTGGGTTTCGCTCGAGCCTGGCAGCAGGGGCCCGAATTCCTGGTCGCATTGTCGGCGGAAAAACGGGAACCAGCGACGAGGCCATTGACCTGTGGTTTGCAGGAGCGACACGAGGCCTGGTAGCCACCCTGTGGATCGGCCGGGACGACCACAAACCCCAGCGTATGGGCGGCGTAGAACCGAGCAGTTCGATGGTAAACCCCCCGATCTGGCGCGACTTCGTAGAACAGGCACTGCGTGGCCGCCCGACGGGTGATTTTCCGCAGCCCTCGGGACTGGTCTTGGCCAACTTCGACTTGCTTACCGGCAACATAAGCTCTAGTGGTGTAGCAGCGCTGTTTCCTGCCCGCCAGCTACAGCGTATCCAGGCTTCCAATACCCAGCCTGCCGTGCTGGATGCCCCACCACAACCCACCTACATCACGCGTCCGGGCCCGGCAGTGGCCTCGGGCAAGGCCTACCTTACCATCGCGGTAGACCGTGTGACCAACTGCTTGGCTGCCCCAGACACCCCTACCGAACGGGTGGTATGGCTGCAAGTTTCGGAGGGTGGGATTGGCGAGTACCAATGTAACTGA
- a CDS encoding O-acetylhomoserine aminocarboxypropyltransferase/cysteine synthase family protein has translation MSQKHRFETLQLHAGYSPDPTTGARQVPIYATTSYQFKDADHAARLFGLQEFGNIYTRIMNPTTDVLEKRIAALEGGVAALATSSGHAAQFLAITNIAQAGDNFVSTPNLYGGSINQFKVTLPRLGIESRFTDSAESVDDFIRLTDDKTRFWYLESLGNPALNIPDFELIAQAAQEQGIALIVDNTFGHGGYLFRPIEWGANVVTHSGTKWIGGHGAAIAGLIVDGGNFNWDNGRYPLITQPQPGYHGLELHKALGNLAFIIKARVDGLRDQGQCLGPFEAFLLLLGLETLSLRSERHVQNTLALAHWLREQDEVAWVNYPGLDDHPSYAKAQKYFKGRPGSVLTFGLKGGYEAAKSFINRLELVSHLANVGDTRTLAIHPASTTHSQLSPEEQVRAGVNPELVRISVGLEAIEDIQADLKQALRSRVGV, from the coding sequence ATGTCACAAAAACACCGTTTCGAAACCCTGCAACTGCACGCCGGCTATAGCCCTGATCCCACCACCGGGGCCCGTCAGGTACCCATCTACGCCACCACCTCGTATCAGTTCAAGGATGCCGACCACGCTGCCCGGCTCTTTGGGTTGCAGGAGTTCGGCAACATCTACACCCGCATCATGAACCCCACCACCGATGTGCTGGAGAAGCGCATCGCGGCCCTCGAGGGGGGGGTGGCAGCCCTGGCTACCAGCTCAGGCCATGCCGCGCAGTTCCTGGCTATCACAAACATCGCTCAGGCCGGCGATAATTTTGTTTCTACCCCCAACCTCTATGGTGGCAGCATCAATCAGTTCAAAGTGACGCTGCCCCGGCTCGGCATCGAAAGCCGTTTTACCGACAGCGCGGAGAGCGTGGACGATTTTATCCGCCTGACCGACGATAAAACCCGCTTCTGGTACCTGGAGTCGCTGGGTAACCCAGCCCTCAACATCCCCGACTTCGAACTCATCGCCCAGGCCGCCCAGGAGCAGGGCATCGCCCTGATTGTGGACAACACCTTTGGGCACGGGGGCTATCTCTTCCGCCCCATCGAGTGGGGGGCCAACGTGGTAACCCACTCCGGCACCAAGTGGATCGGGGGGCACGGTGCGGCCATCGCCGGTCTGATTGTGGACGGGGGCAACTTCAACTGGGACAACGGGCGCTACCCCCTGATTACCCAGCCCCAGCCCGGCTACCACGGCCTCGAGCTGCACAAGGCCCTGGGCAACCTGGCCTTCATCATCAAGGCCCGCGTGGACGGCCTGCGCGATCAGGGGCAGTGCCTGGGGCCTTTCGAGGCTTTCTTGCTGCTCCTGGGCCTCGAGACCCTCTCGCTGCGCTCCGAGCGGCACGTGCAGAACACCCTGGCCCTGGCCCACTGGCTGCGTGAGCAGGACGAGGTAGCCTGGGTCAACTACCCCGGCCTAGACGATCACCCCAGCTACGCCAAGGCCCAGAAGTACTTCAAGGGCAGGCCAGGCTCGGTGCTTACCTTCGGTCTCAAGGGTGGGTACGAGGCTGCCAAGAGCTTTATTAACCGGCTCGAGCTGGTCTCCCACCTGGCCAATGTGGGCGATACCCGCACCCTGGCAATTCACCCCGCCTCCACCACCCATTCCCAGCTATCGCCGGAGGAGCAGGTTCGCGCTGGGGTCAACCCCGAGCTGGTGCGGATTAGCGTGGGACTGGAAGCCATCGAAGACATCCAAGCTGATCTCAAACAAGCCCTGCGCTCGAGGGTGGGCGTCTGA